The Caulobacter sp. FWC2 region GCGGCGCGCGCCGACGGGCTGAAGCGCTACTGCACCGAACCGAACGGCTTCCGGGTCGGCCGCGAGGGCAAGCGCTATGCCGGGGTATGCCCGCCGCCGGTCGAGGCTGAATTCCTGGGGGGCTACGCGGACGGCGAGCGGGTCCACGCGGCGACGCAACGGCTGGAGTCGGCGCGGTCGGATCTCAGCTCGGCCGACGCGCGGGCTGACAAGCGCGCCCGCCAGGCCGACGGGGTCGAGGACGAGTTGCGCAATCCCAAGCTCACCGACGCGCAGATTCGCGAGCTGCGGGACCGCCTGAACCGACTGCGTCGCGAACGTCGCGAGGCCATCGAGGACGGCCGCCGCGCCGACGCGGCGATCCGCGACGCGGAACGCGAGGTCGACGACCTCAGAGCGCTGTTCTCGCCCCGCTATGGCGGCTGGTGACGACCTCTAAGCCTTCTTCAGGTGCCGGGCGCGCAGCTTTTCGAGGTTCGGCGGATCGGCGCGGAAGTCCGAGGCCAGGCCCAGGCGGGCGTTGCAGGAGGGGCAGCGGACCGAGTCTTCGTCGGCCAGTTCGGCCGGCGGATCGAAGCGCGTGCCGCAGGGCTTGCACTTCCAGTCGCCGGTCGGCGGCGGGGCTGGCGGCGGAGGCGGGGCGGCGGCCTGGGGCGTGAACACGGTGGCGCGGGCCGACGGCTTGACCATGCGCTCGAGCGGCGGCGGCCCGCCAGGGGCGGCGACCGCGCTCTTGAGGCTCAGGGTCTTGCGGCGCGGGGGCTCGCTATCGCTCATGATCTCGCTTGGCGGCTGGTGGAAGAGACGGCGCTAGCTGCATGAAAGCGGCCCGGAACACAAGCCTAATAGGCCTTTGGTCCGCTCGCTAGCAGCTTGAGCGCGCCTACCACTGGGGCTTGAGACTGAACGACAGGGCTACCACGTCGTCCTTCTGGGTGGCGAGACCCATGATGCCTTCCCGGGCCTTGATCGCGCGGTGGATATAGCCAAGCGACGCCTGCATCGGGCCGCGGCGCCAGGCGACGCCGGCCTGGCTGTCGCCGATCAGCTTGCTGGTGGTGTCCTGGGTCAGGCCCGCGCGGCTCCAGTCACCGTTCTGGCCGCGCAGCATGTTCAGGCCCACGGCCCGGCCGCTGGCGGCGGCGAAGATGTACCAGCGCCCACGATCGCCGAAGCTCGCGCCGTCCTGGACACCGAGCGCATTGGTCACCCGGTCGCCCATGTTCTTCTTCTTGCCCAGGCGCACGGTGGCGCCGGCCTCGGCCGAGCCGCCGGCGGCGCCATAGCCGAGCCCGGCGTGCGGGGTGATGTCGAGGGCGAACGTGCGGCCGTTCAGCGCCACGGCCGAGGGCCAGCCGCGCGTCACGGTCACGTCAACCTCGCGCAGGGCATAGGCGTCGTCGTTGTCTGGGCGGGCCAGGGTCAATGGGGCGTAGGCGGCGGTCGGGGCCGTCCCGGCCATCGAGACGCGCACCGAGTCGATCGGGCCGCCGGCCTGGGACTGGTGGCTGAAGGCGTTGGAGCGCCAGGTCACGGGACCCGCGCCGGCATAGAAGCGATCGGCGTCGAGGATGCGGGCGTCGCCGGCCAGGGCGGCGGCAGGCGACAGCGCGAAACCGCCCCCGACCTCACCCTCGGGCTCGTCGAGATCGCGGACCGCGAAACCCGTAGCGCTCGCGGGATCCAGCGGACGCAGGCTTTCGGGCTTTACCTGGAAGGATATGGGCTTTGCGGGCTCGGGCGTGGCTGCGTCAGCCTTGGTGGCCTTGCCGGCCTTCACAGCCGCGCAGGCGACGCCGGCATGGCCAGCCGCCATGGCCGCGATCACGGCCATCAGGCAGAAAACGGTACGCTCCCCAGCGACCCGCATCACGGATTCCCCATCCTATCGGACACCCAGCCTACGCCCGTTTCGCCGCGTGTCCATCGCGGCGAAAACGCACAGGCTCTGAACCCTTCGTGACAGACTTGGGTTCCCGGAACGTGAAACGGCGGCGCGATATCTCGCGCCGCCGTCATGTTCACAGGTTCTGGTCGCCGGACTTACCGACGGGCCAAGCCTACTGACAGGCGAGGCACTCGTCGTAGTCGGTCTTTTCCGGGACGTCGAAGCCGCCCGCGCCCGGGACCGCCGCGACCTTGTCCTCGGCGCCGGCATAGGCCGCGCGTTGCACCGACTTGGAGCGCAGGTAGTACAGCGACTTCACGCCGCGCTCCCAGGCCTGCCAGTGCAGCATGTGCAGGTCCCACTTGTCGACATCGCCCGGCAGGAAGATGTTGACCGACTGGCTCTGGCAGATTTCCGGCGTGCGGTCGGCGGCCAGCTCGACCACCCAGCGCTGATCCAGCTCGAAGGCAGTCTTGTAGACGTCCTTCTCGTCCTGGCTCAGGAAGTCCAGGTGCTGGACCGAGCCTTCCTGTTCCAGGATAGAGCCCCACACCGCGTCGGTGTTGTGGCCCTTTTCCTCGAGCAGCTTCTCCAGATAGGGGTTCTTCACCGCGAACGAGCCCGACAGGGTCTTGTGGGTGTAGATATTGGCCGGGATCGGCTCGATGCCGGCGGAGGTGCCGCCGCAGATGATCGAGATCGAGGCGGTCGGGGCGATGGCCAGCTTGTGCGAGAAGCGTTCCTTGGAGCCCCGATCGGCGGCGTCAGGGCACGGACCCTTTTCCTCGCCCAGCGCCAGGCTGGCCTTGTCGGCCTCGCGACGCAGGTGCTTGAACATCCGCATGTTCCAGCTCTTGGCCAGGGCGCTCTCGAACGGAACGTTCTGGCTTTGCAGGAAGCTGTGGAAGCCCATCAGGCCCAGGCCCACCGAGCGCTCGCGCATGGCGGCGTAGGCGGCGGTCGAGGCCGCGTCCGGGGCGCGGTCGATGAAGTCCTGCAGCACGTTGTCGAGGAAGCGCATGACGTCCTCGATGAACGTCGGGTGGTCGCGCCACTCCAGATAGGTCTCGGCATTGACCGACGACAGGCAGCAGACGGCGGTGCGCTCCTGGCCCAGGTGGTCGGTGCCGGTGTGCAGCATGATCTCGCTGCACAGGTTCGACTGGCGCACCTTCAGGCCCAGCTCGCGCTGGAACGACGGCATGGCCTTGTTCACGGTGTCGGAGAAGATCAGGTAGGGCTCGCCGGTCTGCAGACGCAGCTCCAGGACCTTTTGCCAGAGGGCGCGGGCGTCGACCTCGCGCAGCACTTCGTTGGTCTTGGGCGAGCGCAGGCCGAACTTAGTCCCGTCGCGCACCGCGTGCATGAAATCGTCGGTGATGGACAGGCCGTGGTGCAGGTTCAGGGACTTGCGGTTGAAGTCGCCCGACGGCTTGCGGATCTCGAGGAACTCCTCGATCTCCGGGTGGTGGATGTCGAGATAGACGGCGGCCGAGCCGCGACGCAGGCTGCCCTGCGAAATCGCCAGGGTCAGCGAGTCCATCACGCGGATGAAGGGGATGATGCCCGAGGTCTGGCCCTGGCCCTTGACCTTCTCGCCGATGGAGCGGACGCCGCCCCAGTAGGTGCCGATGCCGCCGCCGTTGGCCGCCAGCCAGACGTTCTCGTTCCAGACGCTCAGGATGCCGTCCAGGCTGTCGTTGACGGCGTTGAGGAAGCAGCTGATCGGCAGGCCGCGATCCGCGCCGCCGTTCGACAGCACCGGCGTGGCCGGCATGAACCACAGGCGGCTCATATAGTCGTAGACGCGCTGGGCGTGCTCGGCGTCGTCGGCGAAGGCCGTCGACACGCGGGCGAACATGTCCTGATAGGACT contains the following coding sequences:
- a CDS encoding DUF2799 domain-containing protein, translated to MRSLVVGAVVAGALTTVGCATLSKEQCLSGNWGAVGYDDGMDGRPMSRLDDHAKACAKVGVTPDPVPYFAARADGLKRYCTEPNGFRVGREGKRYAGVCPPPVEAEFLGGYADGERVHAATQRLESARSDLSSADARADKRARQADGVEDELRNPKLTDAQIRELRDRLNRLRRERREAIEDGRRADAAIRDAEREVDDLRALFSPRYGGW
- a CDS encoding lipid A-modifier LpxR family protein translates to MRVAGERTVFCLMAVIAAMAAGHAGVACAAVKAGKATKADAATPEPAKPISFQVKPESLRPLDPASATGFAVRDLDEPEGEVGGGFALSPAAALAGDARILDADRFYAGAGPVTWRSNAFSHQSQAGGPIDSVRVSMAGTAPTAAYAPLTLARPDNDDAYALREVDVTVTRGWPSAVALNGRTFALDITPHAGLGYGAAGGSAEAGATVRLGKKKNMGDRVTNALGVQDGASFGDRGRWYIFAAASGRAVGLNMLRGQNGDWSRAGLTQDTTSKLIGDSQAGVAWRRGPMQASLGYIHRAIKAREGIMGLATQKDDVVALSFSLKPQW
- a CDS encoding ribonucleoside-diphosphate reductase subunit alpha, coding for MVMNGSEAAKTSVRNEARLAAIKPAKRPQLALVQKVQVDRSRDALLTDFGKTTLEDRYLLPGESYQDMFARVSTAFADDAEHAQRVYDYMSRLWFMPATPVLSNGGADRGLPISCFLNAVNDSLDGILSVWNENVWLAANGGGIGTYWGGVRSIGEKVKGQGQTSGIIPFIRVMDSLTLAISQGSLRRGSAAVYLDIHHPEIEEFLEIRKPSGDFNRKSLNLHHGLSITDDFMHAVRDGTKFGLRSPKTNEVLREVDARALWQKVLELRLQTGEPYLIFSDTVNKAMPSFQRELGLKVRQSNLCSEIMLHTGTDHLGQERTAVCCLSSVNAETYLEWRDHPTFIEDVMRFLDNVLQDFIDRAPDAASTAAYAAMRERSVGLGLMGFHSFLQSQNVPFESALAKSWNMRMFKHLRREADKASLALGEEKGPCPDAADRGSKERFSHKLAIAPTASISIICGGTSAGIEPIPANIYTHKTLSGSFAVKNPYLEKLLEEKGHNTDAVWGSILEQEGSVQHLDFLSQDEKDVYKTAFELDQRWVVELAADRTPEICQSQSVNIFLPGDVDKWDLHMLHWQAWERGVKSLYYLRSKSVQRAAYAGAEDKVAAVPGAGGFDVPEKTDYDECLACQ